One Solanum lycopersicum chromosome 4, SLM_r2.1 DNA window includes the following coding sequences:
- the LOC101254589 gene encoding auxin-responsive protein SAUR68-like, with protein MAMLSAKKLIKMARKWRKFAAIQRKRISFPRNGSDADSCSTSSSSIVEKRHFVVYTADQVRFVIPLVYLENEIIRQLFNMSEEEFGLPSGGPITLPCDSSFMHHIILLIKKGITAGDLHKALLLSIPSSCCSTSSLHQESGNQRLLVC; from the coding sequence ATGGCAATGCTCAGCGctaagaaactcatcaagaTGGCCAGGAAATGGCGGAAGTTTGCAGCCATACAGAGGAAAAGGATTTCATTTCCAAGAAATGGTAGTGATGCAGACAGTTGCAGTACATCTTCATCCTCTATAGTGGAAAAAAGACATTTTGTAGTATATACAGCTGATCAAGTTCGCTTTGTCATTCCATTGGTTTACCTTGAAAATGAGATCATTAGACAACTTTTCAACATGTCCGAAGAAGAATTTGGGCTACCGAGTGGTGGTCCAATTACATTACCCTGTGATTCATCCTTCATGCACCATATCATTTTGCTTATCAAGAAAGGCATAACTGCTGGAGATCTTCACAAAGCGTTGCTCCTATCAATTCCTTCTTCTTGCTGTTCGACTTCTTCTTTGCACCAAGAAAGTGGAAACCAACGGCTTCTTGTTTGTTGA
- the LOC138348173 gene encoding uncharacterized protein gives MLQQVPQSHCFAIEEDIVEEADEAADGADDTDPCPPPPPPPAAQLFAQAPNVVTAQLSAQAQEADETTDEEAAAADDTDPRPPPPPPAENNYCNEPNNAGFAVEEAIVEEADEAADKEVEAADDTDPCPPPPPPPENNYCNEPNNAGFAIEEAIVEEADKAANEEAATDDDTNPCPPPPTPPASQLSSQALNAVTTQFLLKLENNYCNEPNNVGSAVKEGADEEAAADEKVAADDDIDPPSPPPPATEAQLFAQAPNAVTTKFKLKLVILLQQVPRSHCSAVEKADEASDDDDTDPSPPPPPPPIAQLFDKEPDEEAADDNNTDPSLPPPPLPAAQLSAQAPNAFTTQLSAQEAIVEEADDDDNTDAHPPPPPPSAAQLSAQVSNVVTTQLSAQSRNTVTAGPIVPCVIIRKIVIPGFTIVERNFG, from the exons ATGTTACAGCAGGTCCCACAGTCCCATT GTTTTGCTATAGAAGAAGATATTGTAGAAGAAGCTGATGAAGCTGCTGATGGTGCTGATGATACTGATCCATGTCCACCACCACCTCCTCCACCAGCAGCTCAATTGTTCGCTCAAGCTCCTAATGTCGTTACAGCCCAATTGTCTGCTCAAGCTC AAGAAGCTGATGAAACTACTGATGAAGAAGCTGCTGCTGCTGATGATACTGATCCACGtccaccacctcctccaccAGCA GAAAACAATTATTGTAATGAACCTAACAATGCAGGTTTTGCTGTAGAAGAAGCTATTGTAGAAGAAGCTGATGAAGCTGCTGATAAAGAAGTTGAGGCTGCTGATGATACTGATCCATGTCCACCACCACCTCCTCCACCA GAAAACAATTATTGTAATGAACCTAACAATGCAGGTTTTGCTATAGAAGAAGCTATTGTAGAAGAAGCTGATAAAGCTGCTAATGAAGAAGCTGCTACTGATGATGATACAAATCCATGTCCACCACCACCTACTCCACCAGCATCTCAATTGTCTTCTCAAGCTCTTAATGCTGTTACAACTCAATTTCTGCTCAAGCTC GAAAACAATTATTGTAATGAACCTAACAATGTAGGTTCTGCTGTAAAAGAAGGTGCTGATGAAGAAGCTGCTGCTGATGAAAAAGTTGCTGCTGATGATGATATTGATCCACCTTCACCACCACCTCCTGCAACAGAAGCTCAATTGTTTGCTCAAGCTCCTAATGCTGTTACAACTAAATTTAAGCTCAAGCTCGTAATATTATTACAGCAAGTCCCACGGTCTCATT GTTCTGCTGTAGAAAAAGCTGATGAAGCttctgatgatgatgatacCGATCCTAGTCCACCACCACCTCCTCCACCAATAGCTCAATT GTTCGATA AAGAACCTGATGAAGAAGCTGCTGATGATAATAATACTGATCCAAGTCTACCACCACCTCCTCTACCAGCAGCTCAATTGTCTGCTCAAGCTCCTAATGCTTTTACAACTCAATTATCTGCTCAA GAAGCTATTGTAGAAGaagctgatgatgatgataatactGATGCACATCCACCACCACCTCCTCCATCAGCAGCCCAATTGTCTGCTCAAGTTTCTAATGTTGTTACAACTCAATTGTCTGCTCAATCTCGTAATACTGTTACAGCAGGTCCCATAGTCCCATGTGTTATTATTAGGAAAATAGTTATTCCTGGATTCACAATTGTGGAAAGGAACTTTGGATGA
- the LOC112941374 gene encoding auxin-induced protein 15A-like, translating to MKSSFKVTKYLTMGIKMSPLIQGTRILRRFSNSGGVPKGHCAVYVGESQKKRFVVPISYLSQPLFQDLLTQAEEQFGFDHPMGGLTIPCKEDVFVHLTSCLRS from the coding sequence ATGAAGTCATCATTTAAAGTTACAAAGTATCTCACTATGGGCATCAAAATGAGTCCGCTTATTCAAGGTACTAGAATCTTGAGGAGGTTTTCAAATTCCGGAGGTGTTCCAAAAGGACATTGCGCAGTATATGTAGGAGAGAGCCAGAAGAAGAGATTCGTCGTGCCAATATCATACTTGAGCCAGCCTTTATTTCAAGACTTGTTAACTCAAGCTGAAGAACAGTTTGGTTTCGATCATCCAATGGGCGGTCTCACGATACCTTGCAAGGAAGACGTGTTTGTTCATCTCACATCCTGCTTGAGATCATGA
- the LOC101253994 gene encoding auxin-responsive protein SAUR68-like, producing the protein MTMIGTKKLIKMARRWQKFAAGQRKRISFSRNGSDADDCSTSSSSIAEKGHFVVYTIDQKRFMIPLVYLENEVIRQLLIISEEEFGLSSGGPITLPCDSAFMDYIISLIRKGLTAGDLHKALLLSFPSCYCSTSSLLQESGNQQLLVC; encoded by the coding sequence ATGACAATGATCGGTACCAAGAAACTCATCAAAATGGCCAGGAGATGGCAGAAGTTTGCAGCCGGGCAAAGGAAGAGGATTTCATTTTCAAGAAATGGTAGTGATGCAGATGATTGTAGTACGTCTTCATCGTCTATAGCtgaaaaaggacattttgtAGTATATACAATTGATCAAAAGCGCTTCATGATTCCCTTGGTTTATCTTGAAAATGAGGTCATTAGGCAGCTTTTAATCATATCTGAAGAAGAGTTTGGTCTGTCAAGTGGTGGCCCTATTACATTACCTTGTGATTCAGCTTTTATGGACTACATCATTTCGCTAATAAGGAAAGGCCTAACTGCAGGAGATCTTCACAAAGCATTGCTCCTGTCATTTCCTTCATGTTATTGTTCGACTTCTTCTCTGCTCCAAGAAAGTGGAAACCAACAGCTTCTTGTTTGTTGA